The genomic region TTGGGACCTTGTGTTTGAAAATGTGGACAACCTTTTCATTATTCATTAACtaacattatcattattttattactGCTTAATTAATAATAAGCGGGaacaagcattttttatataCGTCTATATTTCGGAAATGTATGCTGTCGATATGTCCATTTAATACTACACGCGTTGTGCTGTAAGTGTTTATCATACCTTTGTTGCACTTTCCATTATCTGCAGTATAGCCATCATTACACGCGCATACTAGtgttttgttggtttgttggccTGATACACAACTTGCGTTTGAAACACACTCCTGTAGGACTGTGTTGCGTTTTCTTCGTTTTCCTTTTGGTGAAGCACGGTACAAGAacaaatatttatgatatatgaatatGAAAATTCATCAAGTTGTATTTAAGTTGAGCACCGCATTATAACGAAAGAGAAACGTGACTTTAGCACTATCACATGCAAACAATCAAGGTATTTAATATAACAAACGATATATTCTTAACGAAACGCAATCAAAGCTAAACGAAGAACGAGCAATAATTTGCACTAagaattaacataattttatgatgattataaacatttttcagttttaacaAAGTATAAAACACAACGTAGCGCCAaataatgatcataaatacatattgTGTCATACTAAACCACCGATATTAGGATGACAAGTGGTACACTTACCAGCAGTTATTGTTGCCGCGGTAGTTGTTGTTGCCGTAGTAGTTGTTGGGGCCGAGGTAGTTGTTGGTGCCGAGGAATTTGTTGATGCCGCAGTAGCACTCGGTGTTTGGGAAGTGGTACTCGCCTGGGTTGATCCAGTGGTTGTGATGGTTTGGGCAGTTGTTACGACGGTTGTTGTAGTTTCAATTGTGCATACTTGACCGGCCTCTGAacatgggtacgaaaaaaattaataaataaacaagaactTAAATTTCGCAAACTTTATTTAACAAGTGTAACAAGACAATGATTTTTAAAGGAGGTTAAACcgatatgtttgttttaatgtatcaGTTCATTTCACTGATAAGCATtccatacaaatacatgtttaaaacacatGTAATTCCGTTGTTCGATTGTTTTATATGGaggataaaacaaaaacactgcaATATAATTAATAAAGACTTACGTATttgacaggaaccattttcacaAACTGTCATATTATTTGCACACATTACCGTTGCATCACATGGACCTGAAAGAAAAGATAATCTCAAAAAGAATAATATTCGAAATTGTCTTCTCAAATTGTCAAGACGTTCAATTTAAAGGAATAACCTAGCGGAATTGGTATCGATAACTTTGACTTTCGTATTTATTGCATTCTACTGATGTTAAGGTGGAAAAAGTTGTATGTGTTTtccaaattataataataatagtaaatacTAGTAATACATAAATGAAGAACAACCTAAGTGCTAGATACTGTGTACACATTCGGACGGAGTTTTACGCTTGGCATGTTATACGTAATATACCTCTAATTTGGTCAAGGCATTAAAAAGAAGTTATAATATTGGCTTACGTACTCGGCACATTACATCGCACAACGAAGGAACACCAAAGAAATACCACCGCCACCAAGAACGCCGATGGATTCATGTCGCACacctaaataaataaaacagcgTTTAGTACATTCGCAATTAACCAAACCTAAACATCCATTACATGTAATTTCTAttccaaattatttataaaaaaaggcaAATCGACGCACTATCAAACACCAGGACGACTTATCTGCGTAATGTCTGGAGATATGACTATTTATAATACGACGTCTCCTTGGTGACCATTATCAGTTGACAAGGATGTTTACGCAGCTGTGTGTTGGTCTTTTAAAGGGTAATGAAAAGAACGAGTTGTCATCAAAAATTCATACCTCACAATATTGCGGTTTTGTTTGCATTAGATTTGTTTGTTCTAAAGAAAAAAAACTCATCATCGATAATGTATCAAGCGGATTTTACACGTTACAGCACTGCATGGGTCTGACGTTTTCTATTGATTATAAGTGAACATAGACGTGGAGCAGCCGgtaataaacattaaaaagagGTATAGAGATCGGAATATTTATCTTAAACAATGGAATGAATGAAGGGAAACATTATGGACGTATTTAtggccgtctgtctgtccgtatttAAAACTATGTAGTATGTTAAACGTACACAATTAAACTTTGCCAGTTTCTTACGGTATACGAAGTTGTGCTTTTACGATTTCTTTCCGTCCCACGTTACACATTGCAAAAGAAAGAGTATCCTAATATTGActtatttatcaaaaatatacaTCTCTGAAATTTTAACGTGAGATGTGTAATACATAGTATGCAATATTTTGTATTGGCCTTATTCTTAGTATtataatatgctaaatagaatGTTTTATAGcaaaatgactttttaaatatttccctCTGAAAtcataaattccaattctttaagaTTTGgtatatgatattgtatttagGTTATTTTCAAACTATGTTCAAAtattgcccctggggtcaaaaactagcttAACCTCAGTGTCAAATATTGCATTGTTACAACTTGCTACATATTACCAAATGCGGCGTTGGGGTATTCGTCGCTATCGTGGTAAGGTCAAGTTAGAACTTTAACAACTCAACCGATTATCGGAGTCGGCGTAATGCTATTGCTTAGGTTTGTGTGCTACAACTGCAATCAACTGAATGGCGTCTATTGAAACTGGTGTTTGGGTCAACttgactttgacattgacctactttcGGAATAAGACTTATCCAGAAGGTCAAAATTATTGGTTTAACGAAATTGACGATAGAAAAGTCTGTAAGAGTATGCAAATTAAACTCACCACAATATCCCATCATATGCAGATATGCTGACATTTAACCATTTAAACAACTCAATGATATTTAATCCTGAAAAGTATGCTATACTTAAAAAGTAAGATAATGTCATTTTCGTATTTGGTCCGAAATGGCATTTTGTTCCTAATTTAGCAGCAAAAAGAAACAGTATTTTCAATTCATTTTATTAAGACTGCCCAAAGCTTGACAGTAAATGGTTAATGAATTTCTTTTTAGGCTTTATAATTTCGAAAAATATTTCTTCTCTTAAATTCGTAACACAAGTCAGCGATTTAGTGCCATCTTTACCCTCTTATCtgaaattataattttcaaattgttGTTTACATAAGTTTACCTCTAGTTTTAAAAGATATTCCATTTCAGGGTGATTTTATCAGATAAATGTTGTAATATGAAAAGCGGAAGAAACGTTTCGGACAACTTTATTATGCAAATATTGATAaatcatttataagatgatgcaAGATTGTGTAGGATTTGTCATACATTCTTCGTTCAAGGtgctttttttcaataaatattgcTAAATGTATCTGAATCACTTCCTTTTAAGGCTTTTTTTCTTCAGGATATGCTTTAATTTTATATCAACAGGCTGCACTGATAAAGAAGTATGGTCTACGGTTATGTTAacgcaatgtttttttttccagcaTAACAATTAAAGCGTCGTTTTGTCATTTTCACAGACGACTTTTATTTTGAAAAGAGTGAACACCAAAGATAGTTGAGCCTATTGCTTTATTTTCCCGCTGGAAACTCAGGTGAACATAAGCGTGCAACAACGCCATTTCTCTATAttaactttatattttcaatttaagaTACATGCATGTTTTAGTAATAATTATATGTGGTCACTAACAAGGAGCCATATTTTTTtccgaaataaaataattatgttcgttTCACGAAGTTTATCATTTTTTCTGCATAGtcattttatgatttttgaaCCTTATTATCAATTAGTAACGTTTTGTATTGACAAAAAAATCGAAAACGAATTAAAGATTATCCTTTGCTTTATTTTCTATGCCCAACGAATTTCTGCggaacattttataaatatctagaATAATACTTCAAAAACCCAACAATGATTATAATGAATTGGTGGTCTTATTGCGTTCGGATCTGAAGTGGTGACTAAGCCGTCGTCACatgatgttttttatatttgcataAGAAAATCCCCGGCGTATTATGgccttgaaaaaaaacattatatccAAGCGATCCTTTATAAACACCGTCGATAGACGACCTATACATTATCAGTTTATAGTACTTTTTTGCGACGGGGAAAAACAGACAAGATAGGCGATAAGTACATAGATAAAAGGTTTAATTTGAGTGTTTGTCGTTGCAAACATTTCGCAAACTTGTCCGTATGTGATAAGCAAGTTATTGCACGTACAAAAATGAACTGTACCTCACGTCCTTTTAAtctatataaacatatttgtttcgacttaacattgtttttatttttagaatgATATATCAGTAAAATCGTGGTACACATATCGGTTGTTACATCAAGACAGCatggaaataaaatgttattcatatttcgactatttaaaaattatgttgacTTTCCTATTCATCCCAGTGTCAGTGTACGCGTCCTGATACTTGTAATCtttctttgttataaataaaaaatatcaaaagcaATTTTTTCATAACTTTTGTATTACGGCAGGTTAAAGGCAAAAACACCATTTGTAGTCGATTTTAGGTCATGTATATGTTACAAGcaacataattgaaaaaatatgaaCCAATAATGTACTTGCATTGAGCAATTGCTTAAATGATTTTTATACAAAAGGAGAAGACGTTCTCGGAAACAATCATAAACAATATGCTTTTGGATATAAACATAATTGCACTCTGCACATAGCGCTTCTGTTTTTCTACTTTAAAAATGAATCAAACAAGTAAACATACTTACGACTATCAGTTTCTCTTGCGACATAAAACAAAAGAACACcattttgttgttgatattgtttaGAATGTTTATACGTTATTATTTTCTTTACGCTGTGCTGTATTATTTGAAGGGTTATTTACGCTTGAGCTTAGGCAAATTTCGGATTTGGATAAGTTATAGGGCATTGTACATGTGCAGTTTGTGTCGCAAACTAGTCTCACCGTTTTCTGTGTACCAAAACAAAACTTTATAAGGGAGTTTTTTATGTACAATGCAGAAAAGAAAGCCACGGTTTTGTGTATGTCAACCTATTGTGGCAGAGTTATGTGACGTAGAACATAGGGCATTTATTCAAATAACGTGTAGCTTTTTGTCTTTGTAAGTGATCAATGTAATAAAGCAAACAAGACAATTTTAAGATTGAATTTAATAATACTGTAAGCTAGGGCCTGCTTGAAAAGAGGggacattttaatttttcaatgagtgttaattttattgaaaattgctagcggtaaatgttttatttaattacaaatacTGTACAGATTAATGCTGGtaagttttctcagaaaaaataATGTGTCAGGATAATTTAACGATGTTCTCATTCAGCGA from Dreissena polymorpha isolate Duluth1 chromosome 5, UMN_Dpol_1.0, whole genome shotgun sequence harbors:
- the LOC127881044 gene encoding uncharacterized protein LOC127881044 isoform X2; translated protein: MIPSAFFAAVVFLWCSFVVRCNVPSPCDATVMCANNMTVCENGSCQIQAGQVCTIETTTTVVTTAQTITTTGSTQASTTSQTPSATAASTNSSAPTTTSAPTTTTATTTTAATITAGKRRKRNTVLQECVSNASCVSGQQTNKTLVCACNDGYTADNGKCNKDSGNGAGPLRVTEFFTVLMTTVLLLLI
- the LOC127881044 gene encoding uncharacterized protein LOC127881044 isoform X1: MNPSAFLVAVVFLWCSFVVRCNVPSPCDATVMCANNMTVCENGSCQIQAGQVCTIETTTTVVTTAQTITTTGSTQASTTSQTPSATAASTNSSAPTTTSAPTTTTATTTTAATITAGKRRKRNTVLQECVSNASCVSGQQTNKTLVCACNDGYTADNGKCNKDSGNGAGPLRVTEFFTVLMTTVLLLLI